In Sphingopyxis macrogoltabida, the sequence GCACGCGCGGGTTGGTCAGCCGCGCCTGATCGAGCGTCACCTCGATCGCGCGGCCGATCGACGGCAACGGGTAACCCGTCAGGCCGACGATCCGCTCGCGCCCATGGGCATGGCATAGCACAAGCACATCGGGCTGCGAGCCATGAAGCAGGCCGAGCGACACGCCGGCATAGGAGGGGTGGAAAAGCGATCCCTGCCCCTCGATCACGTCCCAATGCGCGGGATCGGCGTCGGGGCTGAGCAGCTCGGCCGCGCCGGCGACGAAATCGCTCACCACCGCGTCGATAGGGATGCCCGACCCGGCGATCATGATCCCGGTCTGGCCCGTCGCCCGGAAATCGGCGGCGAGACCGCGGGTGCGGAACGTCCCGGTGAGTGCCAGCGCGGTATATTTCTTGCCGAGCGCGCAGTCGGTGCCGACGGTCAGCAGCCGCTTGCCGCTGCGGCGGCGGCCGGTCGCGATCGGCAGCCCTGGCGGCGGCGAACGGACGTCGATCAGCCGCCGCCCCTCGGCCTCGGCGACGCGCTTCAGGCGTGGATCGTCGGCGAGGCGATCGTGCGCGCCGCTGACGATATCGAGCCCCGCTTCGAGCGCCTCGATCAGACAGGCAATCCAGCCGGGCCGGATCGCCCCGCCGATCGAAGCCGCGGCGAGCACCAGCGCCCGCGCGCCTGCCGCATAGGCCTCGCGCGGCCGCATGACCGGCAATCCGAGCGAGGCAGCGGCGCCGGCGCATTTATACTCGGCGACACAGAGCCCCGGGGCCCAGTCGATCAGCCCCTGCCCGGTCTTCAAATAGGTCGTGTCGTCGGCGTCGCCGAGAAAGAGGAGATAGGGTTGCGGCAGGTCGATCCGGACGCCCGCGACCGACGGTGCGATATCGATGACGTCGCTCATCGTGCGATCTCCGATTGTATCGGCCGCCCGGGCGCGACACCCTCGACCAGTTCGCTCCCGTCGACCACGAACACACCATTGACCATCACATAGCGAAAGCCGTCCGACGGGCGCGCGGCGTCGCCATAGGTCGCCTTGGTGCCCACCGTCGCGGGATCGAACAGCACGATGTCGGCGTCGGCACCGGGCTGGAGCCGTCCCTTGCGCGCCATCGCGGGTACGAAGGATTGCAGCCGCTGCGCGGGCGCCAGCGTCATCTTGCGGATCGCCTCGTTCAGCCCAAGCGCCTTCGTCTCGCGCACATAATGGCCGAGGACGCGCGCGAAAGTTCCTGCCGAGCGCGGGTGGCCGTTCGGCCCCTCGATCCGGCCGCCGTCGCTCGCGACGATCACCGTCGGGTCGGCGAGCAGCGCGGCGATCGTCGCCTCGCTGTTCATATGCATGATGATGCCGTCATCGCCGCTGCCGGCGCGCAGCGCATCGAAGTCGGCCTGCGTCAGCCGCTTGCCGGTGCTGCGCGACTGCAGATCCCCGACGCCGACGCCCCAGCGCTTTTCCCACCCCGGATCGAAGAAATGGCTGCGTACCGCATCGACCGATCCACCCCATGGATAGGTTTCGGTCGAAATATCGACGCCGCGCCCGCGCGCGTCGCGCATCAGCGCAACCATCCCCGGCGCCTCCGACATCGCCATGCTGTTGATATGTGCGATATGGACACAAGCGCCGGTGATCGCCGCATTGGCGATATTTTCCTGCACCGCTTCCAGCGTGCTGTCGGGTTCGACGAGACTGCCGAAGCGGATATGGGTGAAGAGGCAGCTCTTGCTGCGCCCGGCAACGCGCGTGACGTCGAGCAGTTCGCGGCGGGTGATGCC encodes:
- a CDS encoding amidohydrolase family protein; this translates as MMRGAMLLAAAALSATGARAEPVHDIVFTGARAIDPETRLDAIRNIAIDGDRIVAVTTAKLAGRRVIDARGLVAAPGFIDLHSHATTREAATYQVRDGVTTRLELEIGTWPVADWYQAKRGRELLNYGTSVGHTAVRYYLQKGEGEAGLAALRDPAEKFAAPEADAPLADAAYPRLASLLEQGLREGAIGIGSGTQYAPGITRRELLDVTRVAGRSKSCLFTHIRFGSLVEPDSTLEAVQENIANAAITGACVHIAHINSMAMSEAPGMVALMRDARGRGVDISTETYPWGGSVDAVRSHFFDPGWEKRWGVGVGDLQSRSTGKRLTQADFDALRAGSGDDGIIMHMNSEATIAALLADPTVIVASDGGRIEGPNGHPRSAGTFARVLGHYVRETKALGLNEAIRKMTLAPAQRLQSFVPAMARKGRLQPGADADIVLFDPATVGTKATYGDAARPSDGFRYVMVNGVFVVDGSELVEGVAPGRPIQSEIAR
- a CDS encoding DUF1611 domain-containing protein; this translates as MSDVIDIAPSVAGVRIDLPQPYLLFLGDADDTTYLKTGQGLIDWAPGLCVAEYKCAGAAASLGLPVMRPREAYAAGARALVLAAASIGGAIRPGWIACLIEALEAGLDIVSGAHDRLADDPRLKRVAEAEGRRLIDVRSPPPGLPIATGRRRSGKRLLTVGTDCALGKKYTALALTGTFRTRGLAADFRATGQTGIMIAGSGIPIDAVVSDFVAGAAELLSPDADPAHWDVIEGQGSLFHPSYAGVSLGLLHGSQPDVLVLCHAHGRERIVGLTGYPLPSIGRAIEVTLDQARLTNPRVRCAGVSLNTAGLRAEEAEAAMAALSSEWGMPVADPMRPGAAFDRLVDACLA